Part of the Paenibacillus sp. FSL R7-0273 genome is shown below.
CCCGGTTCCGCTGCCCTCGCCGCGGGAGGCCGGGATGGAAGAGCTGCCGGAGTTCCACTATACGGTCAAGGAACTGAGAAAGAGGGTGAAGCATTTATGACAGCTAAGCTTAAAGACAGCCTGTATCCGCTCGGATTCGGCCTGGGGTTTCTCGTGCTCTGGGAACTGGCCGTCCGCCTCTTTTCCATTCCAGTATATTTGCTGCCGGCTCCCACAGCGGTCTTATCAGCGGTGGAAGCTTCATTAGGCTCACATATGCTTGTTACCCTGATGGAATCCCTGGCCGGATTTATGCTGGCCAACATTCTGGGATTTGTTACAGCCGTTATTTTCGTACATTCCAAACCGATTGAGAAGGGCGCTTTTCCGCTGGCAATTGCCCTTAAGACGACACCGCTTGTGGCTTTGGCCCCTCTGCTGGTGGTGTGGCTGGGTACCGGATATTCCTCCAAGGTAGTGGCGTCCACGCTGATCTGCTTTTTCCCGATACTGGTGAACAGTGTCAAAGGGCTTAAGGCGATTGAATATGAAGCCTGGGAGCTGTTTTCTACTTATAAAGGGACGAAGTGGGAAATTTTCTGGAAGCTGCGCCTGCCGACAAGTCTGCCGTATATTTTCTCCGCGCTTAAAATCTCAACCTCCCTGGCGATTGTCGGAGCTATTGTCGGCGAATTCGTCGGTGCGAATAAAGGGCTTGGATACGTTGTTCTGGTCTCTTCCTATCATATGGATACTCCGGTAATGTTCTCGGCGATTATCGCTTCGGCGGCTTGCGGGCTGCTGCTGTTCTGGTGTGTCGGACTGCTGGAGAAGAAAGTCATCTTTTGGACAAGGAGCGATGATCTGTGATGAGATGCTCAGTTATAAAAGTGCCTGCCGGTGCTCCGCATGATACGTCAGGTCTTAAGGCCTCTATAGAGGCCGGGGTTATTGACCCTGCACATGTAGTTGCCGTGCTGGGCAAGAGCGAGGGCAACGGCTGTGTCAACGATTTTACCCGGGGATACGCGGTGATGGCCCTGAAGCAGTTTTTCGCTCCCTATTCCGCAGACAGCCGGCCGGCTGTGTCCTATATCATGTCAGGGGGCACGGAAGGCATACTGAGTCCGCATTTCACCGTAATGAGCCGCAGCGGTTCGCCGGAGACGGCAGAGGCCGGGCTTGGGCTGAAATCACTCGCGATTGGTGTCTCCAGAACGAGGGATTTCCTGCCGGAGGAGCTGGGGCGCCTGAGCCAGGTGGATGCAGTGGCTGAAGCGGTGTCCCGTGCGCTCCGCGATGCCGGTATTGCGTCTGCGGAGGATGTGCATTTTGTACAGATTAAATGCCCGCTTCTGACTGCAGAGCAAATGCATGAAGCCCATAGCAGAAAGGCTGAGCTTGTGACTGAGGATACCTATAAGTCGATGGGGTATTCCAGAGGCGCTTCCGCCCTCGGCGTTGCTGTGGCGCTTGGAGAAATCAGCCGGGAGGGGCTCCGGGATGAGGAAATCTGCATGAACTGGGAGCTGTACAGCGCGGTTGCTTCGACGTCTGCCGGGAGTGAGCTTTCCTGCTGTGAGATCATTGTATTCGGTAATTCTTCCGCAGCGGAGGGTCCTTATTATATTGACCATGATGTTATGAAGGACTCCATTGACGGAGCGGCGCTGCAGCGCATGATCGACCGGCATGCCGGAGATGAGCTGATTCAGGTGCTGGCCAAGGCGGAGGCTGACCCTTCCGGCTATGTGCGGGAACGGCGTCATACGATGCTGGATGATTCAGATATCAACCATACCCGGCATGCCCGTGCTGTTGTCGGCGGTGTTCTGGCTTATGTATGCGGAGATCCGATGATCTATGTATCCGGCGGCGGGGAGCATCAGGGTCCGGCAGGCGGAGGGCCGGTAGCGGCCGTATTCCGCAGAAATCAATAATTTAATCTTATGGAGGAATGACATATGCTTACACAGGAAACCGAGGTTCTGACGGCAGAAGAAATGACATGGGAGCTGATGCCTAACCATATCGAGCTGTATCACCGGGAGATTGTCTCTGCGGCGCAGGCGGATAAGCTGGGGATACGGATGAGCTCTATTTTATGGGAAAAGCTCGGTGTTGGCGGGCAGGTGGTTCCCCACTATCACGACGTGGTGGAGATTATTCATATTACCGTAGGCGAGGTTAAGCTGCTGAGCGGCGGCGAGTGGACCAGCTACCGGGCCGGAGATACCTTTCATGTGCCGGCAGGCGTTGTCCATTCGGTAGCCAATGCCGGGGATTCACCTTCCGAGCAGATCAGTATTTTTCTGCCGGCAGAAGATCAGGTAGCTCCAAACTCCTTTTTCGGCACGACCATTATTGAAGATATCTATTCCTCAAAGCTAAAGTAAAGGCGGCGGAGCCCCATGGCGAACAATGTAATCACAGGTCTGACCTGCAGCGACATCCTGTTGATTCCCGATCTTAAGGAGGCAGTAGTGCTTGCCGGAGCGGGCGGCTTGCACCGTTACATAAATCGCGTAAATGTAATGGAGGTTCCTGATGTCATAGATTGGGTCCGGCCGGGGGAATTCCTGATTACCAGCGGCTTCCCCTTCCGTGACCAGCCGGATTTGATCTCAGACATGATTCCGCAGCTGAACAAGAAGGGTGTCTCCGCCCTTGGGATCAAAACCAAACGTTTTATTGATGAGGTTCCGGCCAGGGCGCTAGAGCTTGCCGACCAGCTGGATTTTCCGATTTTTGAGCTGCCCTCGTCCACATCATTCTCTGATGTAGTCAGGGATATCATGGAGCGGGTGCTGGTTCAGGAGGCCAGGGAGCTCTCCCAGCTCCAGAGCCGGTTTCAGAAGCTGTCGAAGCAGCTGCTGCACGGTGACGGCATCGAGGACTTTCTGCGCTCGCTGGACGGGATGCTTCATAATCCGATTGTGCTTCTGGATGATATGGACCATCTGTTCTGCTCTCCGCAGGCTGAGGAGCTCGGATTTCACCGCCAGTCACCGGTCTGGCTTCAGCTCAGGGATGAGGCGAGTCTGGGTATCTGCTTCATTACCCTTGGGGAACGGCGGATCAGGGCTTATGTGTCTGCAGTCAATGACAAGCAGATGAACCAGTGCCTGCTTATACTGCTCGAATGGAACCAGGAGCTGACCATGGTCGATCAGCTGACTATAGACCGGGTAGGCGTTCTGGTCGGACTGGAAATGATCAATGCGAATGCCCGCAGAGAAGTTGAGCTGAAGTACGTGGACCAGTTCCTGCAGGACTGGATCAGCGGCAGAATTGTGGCTGGTGAGGATCTCAAGCTGAGAGCAGAGGCCTGCGGCTGCCCGCTGCCTGATCTGGCAATGACTGCAGCAGTGGTTGGCTGGCTGGATATGAGGCCTGAGGTGAAGCAGCTGCAGCAGGCCGTGAAGAGAATCAGAACAAGGCCGGATTTACAGCATGTGAAAATGACGATCATTGAAGGCGAGCTTGCGGTCACGATTGCTGATCAGGGGGACAGCCTACTGTCTGATACGCTGCAGCGCCTGCTAACGGAGCTTAGTGCAGTTTGTGCCAAGGATACATTTGTCTTCTGTATCGGAGACAAGGTTAGCCGTCCTGATCTGGTTCATTTCAGCTATGAGTCAGCCAAGAAGATCTATCATATCCGTGAGATTTGCGGTTTCCGTGAACCGTTCATAGATTATAGAAAGCTGGGCGTCTTCAGGCTGCTATACCATTTGCCGGAGCTTGAAGAAATTAGGGATTACCGGGACCAGTATCTGATTCCCCTGCTGGATTACGACAGCAAGCACAACGTATCCCTGCTGCAGACGCTAACCCAGTACTTCAAGAACAGCCGCAATGTGAAAAAAACCTCAGCCGCTTTGTTCACGCATTATAATACCGTGACCTACAGGATTGAACGTGCCTGTGAGTTGCTGAACCTAAACTCAGATGACGGGGACGATATGCTTGAGCTTCAATTGGCCCTTAAGCTGCATGAGATGAGGCCTTATGAGAAGCAGCGTAACCCACAGAATAGGAGATGAACGATATGGCTATGGCCAAATTGCCGCTCAAGCTGTCTGCGGGATGGCTGCGGGACCAATACAGAAGCGGAGCACTCACGCCGGAAGAGCTTATCCGCGAGATTATCCGGCGTTCACAGCAGGATCTGGAGCTGAACATTTGGATTGAGCCGCCGGATTACGGGCGGATACAGCCTTATCTGGAGGCAATAAGCCATATGGACATCGAGGAGTATCCGCTCTGGGGAATTCCGTTTGCGGTCAAGGATAATATAGATGTGCAGGGCTTCCCTACCACAGCTGCTTGCCCGCAATTCAGCTATATACCGGACAGACATTCCTCTGTGGTGGAGCGTTTAGTCGGTGCCGGGGCGATTCCTGTAGGCAAAAGCAACCTGGATCAATTTGCCACCGGACTGGTCGGCACAAGAAGCCCGCATGGGGCTGTGCATAACGCGCTCAGACCGGAATATATCAGCGGCGGCTCAAGCTCCGGCTCGGCAGTTGCTGTTGCACGCGGCCAGGCAGTCTTCTCGCTGGGCACGGATACTGCCGGCTCGGGGCGTGTGCCTGCGGCACTGAATGGTCTGGTAGGATATAAGCCCAGCCTGGGAGCCTGGCCCACCTTGGGAGTAGTCCCGGCGTGCGCAAGCCTGGACTGTGTCACGGTGTTCGCGAACAGCCTGGAGGAGGCGCTGCTGGTTGACCGGCAGGTCCGTGGCCTGGATGTCTCCGATCCCTGGTCCCGCAGCATCCCCCGGCAGGCAGACCGTCGTCCTGCCAGGCTGCTGTTCCCGGCAGAGCCGCTTGGCTTCTATGGCCCTCATGAGGAGGAATACCGGCTGGCCTGGCAGGCAGCAGGCGACTCGCTGAAGAAGCTGGGTATTCCAATAGAACATGTGGATTGTACGATGTTCTTCGAAGCGGCATCCATCCTGTACGATGGACCCTGGGTGGCAGAGCGCTGGACCGGTCTGGGAGCATTTGTTGAGAATAACCGAGCCTCCGTGCTTCCTGTAACAGAACAGATTTTATCGTCAGGGAACGGGGAACGGCATACAGCCTCAAGCTTGTTCCAGGCCATGCACCGGCTTCAGGAGTACAAGGCTAAATCCCGCGAGCTGCTGCAGGATGCGGTGCTGGTCATGCCCACTTGTGGAGGAACCTGGACCAGAGAGCAGGTGGAGCTTAATCCGGTCGGCGCCAATTCGGATATGGGCCGCTACACCAATCACTGCAATTTGCTTGATCTGTCTGCAGTGGCCGTCCCTGCCGGAGATGCGGCGCAGGAT
Proteins encoded:
- a CDS encoding ABC transporter permease, whose product is MTAKLKDSLYPLGFGLGFLVLWELAVRLFSIPVYLLPAPTAVLSAVEASLGSHMLVTLMESLAGFMLANILGFVTAVIFVHSKPIEKGAFPLAIALKTTPLVALAPLLVVWLGTGYSSKVVASTLICFFPILVNSVKGLKAIEYEAWELFSTYKGTKWEIFWKLRLPTSLPYIFSALKISTSLAIVGAIVGEFVGANKGLGYVVLVSSYHMDTPVMFSAIIASAACGLLLFWCVGLLEKKVIFWTRSDDL
- a CDS encoding ring-opening amidohydrolase, whose amino-acid sequence is MRCSVIKVPAGAPHDTSGLKASIEAGVIDPAHVVAVLGKSEGNGCVNDFTRGYAVMALKQFFAPYSADSRPAVSYIMSGGTEGILSPHFTVMSRSGSPETAEAGLGLKSLAIGVSRTRDFLPEELGRLSQVDAVAEAVSRALRDAGIASAEDVHFVQIKCPLLTAEQMHEAHSRKAELVTEDTYKSMGYSRGASALGVAVALGEISREGLRDEEICMNWELYSAVASTSAGSELSCCEIIVFGNSSAAEGPYYIDHDVMKDSIDGAALQRMIDRHAGDELIQVLAKAEADPSGYVRERRHTMLDDSDINHTRHARAVVGGVLAYVCGDPMIYVSGGGEHQGPAGGGPVAAVFRRNQ
- a CDS encoding cupin domain-containing protein, which gives rise to MLTQETEVLTAEEMTWELMPNHIELYHREIVSAAQADKLGIRMSSILWEKLGVGGQVVPHYHDVVEIIHITVGEVKLLSGGEWTSYRAGDTFHVPAGVVHSVANAGDSPSEQISIFLPAEDQVAPNSFFGTTIIEDIYSSKLK
- a CDS encoding PucR family transcriptional regulator, with protein sequence MANNVITGLTCSDILLIPDLKEAVVLAGAGGLHRYINRVNVMEVPDVIDWVRPGEFLITSGFPFRDQPDLISDMIPQLNKKGVSALGIKTKRFIDEVPARALELADQLDFPIFELPSSTSFSDVVRDIMERVLVQEARELSQLQSRFQKLSKQLLHGDGIEDFLRSLDGMLHNPIVLLDDMDHLFCSPQAEELGFHRQSPVWLQLRDEASLGICFITLGERRIRAYVSAVNDKQMNQCLLILLEWNQELTMVDQLTIDRVGVLVGLEMINANARREVELKYVDQFLQDWISGRIVAGEDLKLRAEACGCPLPDLAMTAAVVGWLDMRPEVKQLQQAVKRIRTRPDLQHVKMTIIEGELAVTIADQGDSLLSDTLQRLLTELSAVCAKDTFVFCIGDKVSRPDLVHFSYESAKKIYHIREICGFREPFIDYRKLGVFRLLYHLPELEEIRDYRDQYLIPLLDYDSKHNVSLLQTLTQYFKNSRNVKKTSAALFTHYNTVTYRIERACELLNLNSDDGDDMLELQLALKLHEMRPYEKQRNPQNRR
- the atzF gene encoding allophanate hydrolase; amino-acid sequence: MAMAKLPLKLSAGWLRDQYRSGALTPEELIREIIRRSQQDLELNIWIEPPDYGRIQPYLEAISHMDIEEYPLWGIPFAVKDNIDVQGFPTTAACPQFSYIPDRHSSVVERLVGAGAIPVGKSNLDQFATGLVGTRSPHGAVHNALRPEYISGGSSSGSAVAVARGQAVFSLGTDTAGSGRVPAALNGLVGYKPSLGAWPTLGVVPACASLDCVTVFANSLEEALLVDRQVRGLDVSDPWSRSIPRQADRRPARLLFPAEPLGFYGPHEEEYRLAWQAAGDSLKKLGIPIEHVDCTMFFEAASILYDGPWVAERWTGLGAFVENNRASVLPVTEQILSSGNGERHTASSLFQAMHRLQEYKAKSRELLQDAVLVMPTCGGTWTREQVELNPVGANSDMGRYTNHCNLLDLSAVAVPAGDAAQDLPFGITFFALADSEHLLAGMAGLYLGDSGLKDTELAGAAETVDTSTGAAVQHYTTIAVCGLHMQGYPLEKQMTGYGAYFWRETKTAPCYDMIRLQTVPAKPGLIKKAQGGAAIQLELWKMPVQSVGAFAALIPAPLGLGKVELEDGSEVIGFICEGYAEAEAENITASGGWRYA